The window ATGTTTATGTGTTTGAATATCTACTTCGGCATTATTCTTCAATTAAGTTTTGTTTCCATTATTATTCCATAAATTATGGCTTAAGAAAATAAAGCATCATCatatagttcttaatggatttcctggGAGTTTGCCCAAGTGGGTGTAGGAAGCATTTTCTACTTGGTAACTAAATCATGGCCACTTTCAGATTGTTTGGTCATACGTGGGTGGATGGTTTGACCTGCCACAAGTGTATATTAATACATATCATGAAAATCAAAGAGCCCATAATGGAATCTGTTGCACTTGCAAGCATTTAGAACCTATGTCTTTTGTCATGGTTTCAGTGGAAACAACTAGGCATTCCCTGACCTCCGACAGAGGTTCTACATTTATTGTAGGTCATTATTTTCTTTAGTCCACATGGTAAAATTTTTTAATTACCATAATTGACAATGTGGTGTCTAAAAAACTGCACTCAGCTTGGGTTCGTAGTGTGGTAAGATTAGATATGGATCAACTTTAAGTTGTTTGACAGGCTAAAAAAAATTTTGTGATGCACGAATATTATGGTGTTAATCGAAGTTTAATCATCTATACATCATCTAGGTTAGACTTTTATATGTGACATTGTGAATTATGATACAAGTATTGTGATGCATATTTAGAGGCTGCTTTCACGCTAAGATTCTATTGTGTTCAATTTGCAGTGGAACAACATAATCACTGTGCCAAACAGTATGCTTGAATGCAAGAGAAGAGATGTAATGATTCTGCATTCCAGTAGTGGGGCCAATATTATTCAAGGTGAATCAGTGGGCACATCTACGATCTTTCTTACACAACAGATTTTTGACAGGTATGCACTGACGCATTAGCTTTATTTTATTCCCGAAGATAATGCTATGATAATTGGGAGCACCACCACCCAAATAAAAGGTGTAAGGCCGAAAGCTCTTGGACTAGAACATTTCCTTGTCACTACTTTAATTGCCCTGTGGCAGCCACACAGTCTCACCATCTTGCATGATCACTCTTGCAATTCCCAAATGTGATATTTATCATGCCCTTGTTTGGGAGACATCTGATGTTAGATATCATGCATCCACATCTTCAGTAGAAAATAGTTGAAGGTTGAAAGAAAATTGTGCTGTTCCTACTACCCCTCTTCATCTCCTTCTTAAAGGCCTTATCATGTGGAGTGTGGCAGCAAAGTTTGAGGTTACATACATTGATGAAAAACATACTTTGGGGAAGATAAAGTGGTTTTGTTGAAACACTTTGTTCTCTTTACAAAACAATATTTTGGGCCATTCCTACTTGTAGGTTTTCTGATATAAACCTTTTCATGAAAAAAGCTTAATTCCTGTTAGTTATAATGGATGTGTGCTGGCTTTGACATTATAACATAATCCATATTGAAGTATTATTTGTGTTTGCAGTAATTAGTGATTTTGAGTAGAATCCATGAAATACCAAGTACTGAAGTAACACATGTTTCCTTATCAACAGCAGACTGTTCAGTAGATTAGTCTATTACTTGCACGAAAACACCTAAGTTCCGAGGCCTTGGTTTCAGTAACTGGTGTGTCAGCTCTCCATCCAAATCTGCCCCGAAATCTGAAGATTACATAGATTTCCATATATATCATCAGCATAATGTTTTGTTCATATCACCTTCATTGATTGATATCCATTACCTGAAGAACTGTCTGCTGATGAATAATAATCTACCCTGATGGGAGAGTGATTCTtagaataaaaacatacatcagaaCAAGCTTTTTATATAGATAACAGAGAACTTCCCACATTTCTGTAGTTGTTACAGTAGATACCATGGATTACAAGAGATCGACTGATCTTTGTCGCAGGGACTAAGGACTTGCATGCACGATTTCACTACAATTTACAGAGAAAGACCATTCTGCGTCAACAATTAGAGAGCAAGAGGTCAGTCATGGGATACAAGTCTTCGTCCTCCATCCTCCACAGCGACGCAGAACAGTCTTCCCATATGGGGGAACTCACCGGAGGGCATTCCATGTTGCAAGCCGATCCGCCCTTGTATTCGTCAAAGCTCAGCTGGCTGACGGATTCCGATGCGGCGATCTCATTCCAGATCTGATCCATGGTGTACCCCTTCCCTTCGTTATCGTTCACTTCAAGCCCTGAGATCAACGAGGTTCCCTCTGCAGTGCTGCAACCTTCATGCTTTTCCGCCCTGAGCTCCGAGATGTTACTACAGGACGAGGAAGACGGCGAGGGAGCCGAGCTCGTCCGCCGCTCCTGTGCCTTCTTCCTCATGTGCgtcctccagtagttcttgatctcgttgtcggtgCGCCCCGGTAGCCGCCGAGCAATGCGAGACCACCTACAGAGCAGACATATTCGGATCACTGGATTGCAAGCAACAAGCCATGCTCATAAGCATATGAAGACAAGTGAGGAAGACCTATTTCCCCATTTGGCATGGAGTTCAAGCACAAGGTGTTCTTCCTGGGGCGTCATGCGCCCTCGCTTGAGGCCGGGATGAAGGTAGTTGACCCAGCGCAGCCTGCAGCTCTTGCCGGTCCTGTTGAGACCTGCACAGAACGAGGAGGCATGCAGAGGTCAAAGCCAGTGCCTTCCCCCGCCATCCTAAGTGCCTTACAGGCCTACCTATCCCCCGCCACCGCTCAAACCTGACACCTTGGCTAAGAAATCCCAACGACGTTCACCGAACAAGCGCACAAACCATACCAGTTGAAGGTCCTCCTGCTCCGTCCACGGCCCCTTCCGTgtggccgccgctgctcccgtagGCGGCGCATTCGCCATCACTGCACGGCACACTCTGTTCAGgtacgcctctctctctctctctctctctctctctctctctctctgaaaggtGTGATTCTCAATAACTCGGAGGGCGTAGGACGCCACCCACGGGGTTTTATAGCCACCGTAGCCGTGGCCAGGTGATGTCATGTCGAACTCACAAAATCTAGCACGCAATTTAGCTTCTTTATGACATCCTAGTAACGTCTAGCGATTAATGGGTGTGCTGGAGAAGCTTTGGTTGGCCTCTTGCTAATAATACGAGCAGTGAAAGGGACAAGCGGGAGTCCGATGGCTAGGGCGACTCCATGTCCTCGGAGAGGTCACGCTCTTTGTTGCGTTGCCTTTCTAAAGACAAGTGAAAGTAACCACTTGGTGATTTACGAAAGGTGGTTTGAGCCCTTAATATATTATTAGTATGTGTTGCTCAGCCACCAAAAGAATAGTGAAAAAGGAAGAGAAGCTTTTAGTGAGTTAGATTCTTCTCTTGCCTCATTGGATGCTACAATTTTTAGTCAAACAAAAGAGTTATGCCAAGAAGTGTAACCAGGAAGAGTGATAGCTTGTTAACTCGGGAATGTCTCAAGTACTTGCTGCTGGAATGTTTCGATACACAAGTACCATATCTGACCTACTTGCCAAATTTGAGAGCACATTGTCTTAGCTAAACAAGATATGGATTTTTTTGGAAAGGTAA of the Musa acuminata AAA Group cultivar baxijiao chromosome BXJ2-10, Cavendish_Baxijiao_AAA, whole genome shotgun sequence genome contains:
- the LOC135624788 gene encoding transcription factor MYB59-like, with the protein product MANAPPTGAAAATRKGPWTEQEDLQLVWFVRLFGERRWDFLAKVSGLNRTGKSCRLRWVNYLHPGLKRGRMTPQEEHLVLELHAKWGNRWSRIARRLPGRTDNEIKNYWRTHMRKKAQERRTSSAPSPSSSSCSNISELRAEKHEGCSTAEGTSLISGLEVNDNEGKGYTMDQIWNEIAASESVSQLSFDEYKGGSACNMECPPVSSPIWEDCSASLWRMEDEDLYPMTDLLLSNC